From Cellulomonas oligotrophica, a single genomic window includes:
- a CDS encoding type II toxin-antitoxin system Phd/YefM family antitoxin: MSSVSVTEARSRLPQLIDEARTEAVFLERRGKREAVVVSPEQYDRMLDALEEVEDIAAFDAAMDEEGPNLPWDQVKAELGWV; this comes from the coding sequence ATGAGTAGCGTCAGCGTCACCGAAGCGCGCAGCAGGCTCCCGCAGCTCATCGACGAGGCGCGCACCGAGGCGGTCTTCCTCGAGCGGCGCGGAAAGCGCGAAGCCGTCGTGGTGAGCCCCGAGCAGTACGACCGGATGCTCGACGCGCTCGAAGAGGTCGAGGACATCGCTGCGTTCGACGCGGCGATGGACGAGGAGGGCCCCAACCTTCCCTGGGACCAGGTCAAGGCGGAGCTGGGCTGGGTGTGA
- a CDS encoding cytochrome c oxidase assembly protein — MEAATSTTARADGRGDVRAAASARTRALVLLPVAGAVAVVLGLTFTGAAAPTVVGDPGAAVRWGLPVVETLAELAASLTLGALVLAVCLLPRRVASTAPARGGARPRPDGAFAPADGSAYARSLVLAAAAAGTWTVLALVQLVLTYASVAGRSPTSPTFGDELALFVTQIDLGRTLLSVVALAAVVTVVALLVATPTGAAWAAGIVLVALWQQAQTGHAAGAASHEVATQSMVLHLVGAAVWIGALAALAVLGGRLGTDVAPAVARYSVVAGWCVAGVALSGVVNGVVRLGGWDGLTTTYGLLLLVKVALFVVLALLGLAHRRRTVPRLAQVAPAGRWLLWRLVLVEVAVMGAVSGVAVALGSTAPPVPDEPLADTSPAVLVTGHPLPPEPDLAQWVLQWRWDVLTASAAAAGLVVYLRWVHRLRRRGDAWPWGRTASWVVAMLTFAWTTSGGPAMYGHVLFSAHMVQHMVLAMVVPIVVALSAPVTLALRALPARSAQVRDDVSRGPREWILVLVHSRWGTFLAHPVVAAVNFAGSMIVFYYSGVFEWALRTEVGHLAMIVHFSLAGYLFVNALVGIDPGPTRPAYPMRLLLLFATMAFHAFFGVALVGGEALLVADWFGLMGRPWGDSALRDQQVGGSVAWGIGEIPTVALAIVVAVQWTKDDERVARRRDRRVDREGDTEMDEYNAMLAGLADRDGGPTR; from the coding sequence GTGGAGGCAGCGACGTCGACGACCGCACGGGCCGACGGGCGCGGCGACGTGCGCGCCGCGGCGTCGGCCCGCACGCGCGCCCTCGTCCTGCTGCCCGTCGCCGGCGCGGTCGCGGTCGTCCTCGGCCTGACGTTCACGGGTGCCGCGGCGCCGACCGTCGTCGGCGACCCCGGGGCGGCCGTCCGGTGGGGGCTGCCCGTCGTCGAGACCCTCGCCGAGCTCGCGGCGTCCCTCACCCTGGGCGCGCTCGTCCTCGCCGTGTGCCTGCTGCCGCGCCGCGTCGCGTCGACGGCCCCCGCGCGCGGCGGCGCCCGCCCCCGGCCCGACGGCGCGTTCGCCCCCGCCGACGGCAGCGCCTACGCGCGCAGCCTCGTCCTCGCCGCCGCCGCGGCGGGCACCTGGACCGTCCTCGCGCTCGTGCAGCTCGTCCTCACGTACGCCTCCGTCGCCGGCCGGTCGCCGACGTCACCGACGTTCGGCGACGAGCTCGCGCTGTTCGTCACGCAGATCGACCTGGGCCGCACCCTGCTGTCCGTCGTCGCGCTCGCGGCCGTCGTCACGGTCGTCGCGCTGCTCGTCGCCACCCCGACCGGTGCGGCGTGGGCGGCCGGGATCGTGCTGGTCGCGCTGTGGCAGCAGGCGCAGACGGGCCACGCCGCCGGCGCCGCGAGCCACGAGGTCGCGACCCAGTCGATGGTGCTGCACCTGGTCGGTGCCGCGGTGTGGATCGGCGCGCTCGCGGCGCTCGCGGTGCTCGGCGGCCGGCTCGGCACCGACGTCGCGCCCGCCGTGGCGCGGTACTCGGTGGTGGCCGGCTGGTGCGTCGCGGGCGTGGCGCTGTCGGGCGTCGTCAACGGCGTCGTCCGCCTCGGCGGCTGGGATGGTCTGACGACGACGTACGGGCTGCTGCTGCTGGTCAAGGTCGCGCTGTTCGTGGTGCTCGCGCTGCTCGGGCTCGCGCACCGCCGCCGCACGGTGCCGCGGCTCGCGCAGGTCGCGCCCGCGGGCCGGTGGCTGCTGTGGCGGCTGGTGCTCGTCGAGGTCGCCGTCATGGGTGCCGTCTCGGGCGTCGCGGTGGCCCTCGGGTCCACGGCGCCCCCGGTGCCCGACGAGCCGCTCGCCGACACGTCGCCGGCCGTCCTGGTGACGGGCCACCCGCTGCCGCCGGAGCCCGACCTGGCCCAGTGGGTGCTGCAGTGGCGGTGGGACGTGCTGACCGCCTCCGCCGCGGCCGCCGGCCTGGTCGTCTACCTGCGCTGGGTGCACCGGCTGCGCCGCCGCGGCGACGCCTGGCCGTGGGGCCGCACGGCGTCCTGGGTCGTGGCCATGCTGACGTTCGCGTGGACGACGTCCGGCGGGCCGGCGATGTACGGGCACGTGCTGTTCAGCGCGCACATGGTCCAGCACATGGTCCTCGCCATGGTGGTGCCGATCGTCGTGGCGCTGTCGGCGCCCGTGACGCTGGCCCTGCGCGCCCTGCCCGCCCGGTCGGCGCAGGTGCGCGACGACGTCTCCCGCGGGCCGCGGGAGTGGATCCTCGTGCTGGTGCACTCCCGGTGGGGCACGTTCCTCGCCCACCCGGTGGTCGCGGCCGTGAACTTCGCCGGCTCGATGATCGTCTTCTACTACTCGGGCGTGTTCGAGTGGGCGCTGCGCACCGAGGTCGGGCACCTGGCGATGATCGTGCACTTCTCGCTCGCCGGGTACCTGTTCGTCAACGCCCTCGTCGGCATCGACCCCGGGCCCACGCGCCCCGCGTACCCCATGCGGCTCCTGCTGCTGTTCGCGACCATGGCGTTCCACGCGTTCTTCGGCGTCGCGCTCGTCGGCGGCGAGGCGCTGCTCGTCGCGGACTGGTTCGGGCTCATGGGCCGCCCGTGGGGCGACTCCGCGCTGCGCGACCAGCAGGTCGGCGGGTCGGTCGCGTGGGGGATCGGGGAGATCCCGACGGTCGCGCTCGCGATCGTCGTGGCGGTGCAGTGGACCAAGGACGACGAGCGGGTGGCGCGCCGCCGCGACCGCCGGGTCGACCGCGAGGGCGACACCGAGATGGACGAGTACAACGCGATGCTCGCGGGCCTCGCCGACCGCGACGGCGGCCCGACGCGCTGA
- the hisC gene encoding histidinol-phosphate transaminase: MARVPLRPAVADLPAYVPGARVPVGAAAYKLSSNENPYPPLPSVVAAIADAAVDVNRYPDMYATELVEQVAERLGVPAAGVVAGCGSVAVLGHVLQAVCGAGDEVVLPWRSFEAYPIAISLVGATGVRVPVRPDGRLDLEAMADAITPRTRAVLVCTPNNPTGPAVHDDELRAFLARVPGDVLVVLDEAYVEFVRDAAAPDALAVHAEHPNTVLLRTFSKAYGLAGLRVGYAVARPRLAAGIRAASTPFGVSHVAQLAALASLRAEGELLTRVEAIVAERSRMLDGLRAQGWTVPDSQANFVWLALGDHASSFAERCARAGVLVRPFAGDGVRVSVGEKEATDLFLEVAAEHAPR; the protein is encoded by the coding sequence GTGGCCCGCGTCCCCCTCCGCCCTGCCGTCGCCGACCTGCCCGCCTACGTCCCCGGTGCCCGGGTGCCCGTGGGGGCGGCGGCCTACAAGCTCTCGTCCAACGAGAACCCGTACCCGCCGCTGCCGTCGGTCGTCGCCGCGATCGCCGACGCCGCCGTCGACGTCAACCGGTACCCCGACATGTACGCCACCGAGCTCGTCGAGCAGGTCGCCGAGCGCCTCGGCGTGCCCGCCGCGGGCGTCGTCGCCGGCTGCGGGTCCGTCGCCGTGCTCGGGCACGTGCTCCAGGCGGTGTGCGGGGCCGGCGACGAGGTCGTCCTGCCGTGGCGCTCCTTCGAGGCGTACCCCATCGCGATCTCGCTGGTCGGCGCCACGGGCGTGCGCGTCCCGGTGCGCCCCGACGGGCGTCTCGACCTGGAGGCGATGGCCGACGCGATCACGCCCCGCACGCGCGCCGTGCTCGTCTGCACCCCCAACAACCCGACCGGCCCGGCCGTGCACGACGACGAGCTGCGCGCCTTCCTCGCCCGCGTGCCCGGCGACGTGCTCGTCGTGCTCGACGAGGCGTACGTCGAGTTCGTGCGCGACGCCGCGGCCCCCGACGCGCTCGCGGTGCACGCCGAGCACCCGAACACCGTGCTGCTGCGCACCTTCTCCAAGGCCTACGGCCTCGCGGGCCTGCGCGTCGGGTACGCGGTGGCCCGTCCGCGCCTGGCGGCGGGCATCCGCGCGGCGTCGACCCCGTTCGGTGTCTCGCACGTCGCGCAGCTGGCGGCGCTGGCGTCGCTGCGCGCCGAGGGCGAGCTGCTCACCCGCGTCGAGGCGATCGTCGCCGAGCGCTCGCGCATGCTCGACGGGCTGCGCGCGCAGGGCTGGACGGTGCCGGACTCGCAGGCCAACTTCGTGTGGCTCGCGCTCGGCGACCACGCGTCGTCGTTCGCGGAGCGCTGCGCGCGTGCCGGGGTGCTGGTGCGGCCGTTCGCCGGTGACGGCGTGCGCGTCTCCGTGGGCGAGAAGGAGGCGACCGACCTCTTCCTCGAGGTCGCCGCGGAGCACGCCCCGCGCTGA
- a CDS encoding dihydrolipoamide acetyltransferase family protein, producing the protein MPTYQQFPLPDAGEGLTEADIVTWHVQVGDAVEVNQTIVEIETAKSLVDLPSPWTGVVSRILVEVGTTVDVGTPIIEIDVDPTGAPAGDPASSAGAPAAADGVRAHQPHPSRASEEPGGADEVHEARDADGGSGAVLVGYGTADAGTARRRRTVPAAASAPAPAPARAAVPAARPAATPAPAPVAPAPAPAATGGRTGVPTHALAKPPVRKLARDLGLDLDSVAGTGPGGIVTREDVLAHTARAGARELATYPGDEPWLASGSVTPDGRQTRVPVKSVRKRTAEAMVSSAFSAPHVTVFHTVDVTRTMKLVERLRTDREFADVRVTPLLIAAKALLLAVDRHPEINASWDEAAQEIVYKHYVNLGIAAATPRGLVVPNIKDAHRLDLLGLAKALGELTATARAGRTSPADMSDGTITITNVGVFGIDTGTPILNPGEAAILAFGAIRQQPWVHKGKVRPRHVTQLALSFDHRLVDGALGSRLLADIAAVLADPAQALVWG; encoded by the coding sequence GTGCCCACGTACCAGCAGTTCCCGCTCCCCGACGCCGGTGAGGGCCTCACCGAGGCCGACATCGTCACGTGGCACGTGCAGGTCGGCGACGCGGTCGAGGTGAACCAGACGATCGTCGAGATCGAGACCGCGAAGTCGCTGGTCGACCTGCCGTCCCCGTGGACGGGCGTGGTCAGCCGGATCCTCGTGGAGGTCGGCACGACCGTCGACGTCGGTACCCCGATCATCGAGATCGACGTCGACCCGACGGGCGCCCCCGCCGGTGACCCGGCGTCCTCGGCCGGGGCACCGGCTGCGGCGGACGGTGTGCGCGCGCACCAGCCGCACCCCAGCCGTGCGTCCGAGGAGCCCGGCGGCGCCGACGAGGTGCACGAGGCCCGCGACGCCGACGGCGGCTCGGGCGCGGTGCTCGTGGGCTACGGCACGGCGGACGCCGGCACGGCCCGCCGTCGGCGCACGGTCCCCGCAGCGGCGTCTGCACCGGCGCCCGCACCCGCCCGGGCCGCGGTGCCCGCCGCCCGCCCCGCGGCGACCCCGGCGCCCGCACCCGTCGCACCGGCACCCGCACCCGCCGCGACGGGCGGCCGGACGGGTGTGCCCACGCACGCGCTGGCCAAGCCGCCGGTCCGCAAGCTGGCCCGCGACCTCGGCCTGGACCTCGACTCCGTCGCCGGCACGGGCCCGGGCGGGATCGTCACGCGCGAGGACGTGCTCGCCCACACCGCCCGCGCCGGCGCGCGCGAGCTCGCGACCTACCCGGGCGACGAGCCGTGGCTCGCCAGCGGCTCCGTCACCCCCGACGGCCGCCAGACGCGCGTCCCGGTGAAGTCGGTGCGCAAGCGCACCGCCGAGGCCATGGTGTCGAGCGCGTTCAGCGCCCCGCACGTGACGGTGTTCCACACGGTCGACGTGACGCGGACGATGAAGCTGGTCGAGCGGCTGCGCACCGACCGGGAGTTCGCCGACGTGCGCGTCACGCCGCTGCTGATCGCCGCGAAGGCGCTGCTGCTGGCCGTGGACCGGCACCCGGAGATCAACGCGTCCTGGGACGAGGCCGCGCAGGAGATCGTCTACAAGCACTACGTGAACCTCGGGATCGCGGCGGCCACCCCGCGCGGCCTCGTGGTGCCGAACATCAAGGACGCGCACCGTCTCGACCTGCTGGGCCTGGCGAAGGCGCTCGGCGAGCTCACCGCCACGGCCCGGGCGGGGCGCACGTCCCCGGCGGACATGTCCGACGGCACGATCACCATCACGAACGTCGGCGTGTTCGGCATCGACACCGGCACCCCGATCCTCAACCCGGGCGAGGCCGCGATCCTCGCGTTCGGGGCGATCCGGCAGCAGCCGTGGGTGCACAAGGGCAAGGTCAGGCCGCGCCACGTCACGCAGCTGGCGCTGAGCTTCGACCACCGGCTCGTCGACGGCGCCCTCGGCTCGCGCCTGCTGGCCGACATCGCCGCGGTGCTGGCCGACCCGGCCCAGGCGCTCGTCTGGGGCTGA
- a CDS encoding type II toxin-antitoxin system RelE family toxin: MSQYRIELRPAAVKALRKIDPKDARRIQAAIALLAQDPRPPGAKALHGRPGLRVRVGDYRIVYSVHDDVLLVVVVTLGHRRDVYSR; this comes from the coding sequence GTGAGCCAGTATCGGATCGAGCTCCGCCCTGCGGCAGTCAAGGCCCTCCGGAAGATCGACCCGAAAGATGCCCGCAGGATCCAGGCGGCGATCGCGCTCCTGGCGCAGGACCCGCGGCCTCCCGGGGCCAAGGCGCTCCACGGCAGGCCCGGCCTTCGCGTCAGGGTCGGCGACTACCGGATCGTCTACAGCGTCCACGACGACGTCCTCCTCGTCGTCGTCGTGACGCTCGGGCATCGTCGGGACGTCTACTCGCGCTGA
- a CDS encoding PhoX family protein produces MTTLDDRDAAPGVARRSLLPLLPMAGHTRGKRSPVTCHLKCGDACSQPVPNTSENPYFRDVVDAALSRRAVLAGAAVAGAAIVIGSTVGDALPAAAHDSRRGRLPFRAIAPQPASTDAFTVPSGYRWRPLVRWGDPLFSTRDAFDPATVTPEQAARQFGYNCDYVDVLEDRGGRTGLLVVNHEYTNENLMFPPATTPAEVERQRRVGMAAHGMSVVAVQRSRSGEPWSYRVGARQNRRITVSTPFAFTGPAAGSPLLRTVDDPAGTTPVGTLNNCAGGTTPWGTVLSGEENFNQYFRTAGTSAADRRYGLADRATTRGWELVEPRFDARTPGYENEPNRHGWIVEVDPQDPTSTPVKHTALGRFKHEGANVVVGRTGHVVAYMGDDERFDYVYKFVSKERYKEGARHREHNKRLLSAGSLYVARFTGDSPAAELDGTGTLPSDGQFDGSGEWIPLVVDGVSKVPGFTTDQVLVHTRLAADAVGATKMDRPEDVEPNPATGRIYIACTNNTDRGAAGKEGATEPNPRVQNRFGHVVEITEHRNDATSTRFGWSILLVCGDPATTQNTYFAGFPPEKVSPISCPDNVAFDSTGNLWISTDGQPGTIGYCDGLFKVPLTGRERGHVQQFLAVPRGAETCGPVVRDRQDMVYVAVQHPGEDGAWGAQQSFFPDYVAPGTLARGRWGGPRPSVVQVWKD; encoded by the coding sequence ATGACCACCCTCGACGACCGCGACGCCGCCCCCGGCGTCGCCCGCCGATCGCTCCTTCCGCTGCTTCCCATGGCCGGGCACACGCGGGGCAAGCGGTCGCCCGTCACCTGCCACCTCAAGTGCGGCGACGCGTGCTCCCAGCCCGTGCCGAACACGTCCGAGAACCCGTACTTCCGTGACGTCGTCGACGCCGCGCTCTCGCGCCGCGCGGTGCTCGCCGGCGCGGCCGTCGCCGGTGCCGCCATCGTCATCGGCAGCACGGTGGGCGACGCGCTGCCGGCCGCCGCGCACGACTCCCGCCGGGGCCGGCTGCCGTTCCGCGCGATCGCCCCGCAGCCCGCCTCGACCGACGCGTTCACGGTGCCGTCCGGGTACCGGTGGCGCCCGCTCGTGCGCTGGGGCGACCCGCTGTTCTCGACGCGCGACGCGTTCGACCCCGCCACGGTCACGCCCGAGCAGGCCGCGCGCCAGTTCGGCTACAACTGCGACTACGTCGACGTCCTCGAGGACCGCGGCGGGCGCACGGGTCTGCTCGTGGTCAACCACGAGTACACCAACGAGAACCTCATGTTCCCGCCCGCGACGACGCCGGCCGAGGTCGAGCGGCAGCGGCGCGTGGGCATGGCCGCGCACGGCATGTCCGTGGTCGCGGTGCAGCGCTCGCGCAGCGGCGAGCCGTGGTCGTACCGGGTCGGTGCCCGGCAGAACCGGCGGATCACCGTGAGCACGCCGTTCGCGTTCACCGGTCCCGCGGCGGGCTCGCCCCTGCTGCGCACGGTCGACGACCCGGCGGGCACCACGCCCGTGGGCACGCTGAACAACTGCGCCGGCGGCACCACACCCTGGGGCACGGTCCTGTCGGGCGAGGAGAACTTCAACCAGTACTTCCGCACCGCGGGCACGAGCGCCGCGGACCGCCGGTACGGGCTGGCCGACCGCGCCACGACGCGCGGCTGGGAGCTCGTCGAGCCCCGGTTCGACGCCCGCACGCCGGGCTACGAGAACGAGCCGAACCGGCACGGGTGGATCGTCGAGGTCGACCCGCAGGACCCCACGAGCACGCCCGTGAAGCACACGGCGCTGGGCCGGTTCAAGCACGAGGGTGCCAACGTCGTCGTGGGCCGCACGGGTCACGTGGTCGCGTACATGGGCGACGACGAGCGCTTCGACTACGTCTACAAGTTCGTCTCCAAGGAGCGCTACAAGGAGGGGGCGCGCCACCGCGAGCACAACAAGCGCCTGCTCTCGGCGGGCAGCCTGTACGTCGCGCGGTTCACGGGCGACTCGCCGGCGGCCGAGCTCGACGGCACCGGCACGCTGCCCTCCGACGGGCAGTTCGACGGCAGCGGCGAGTGGATCCCGCTCGTCGTCGACGGCGTCAGCAAGGTGCCCGGCTTCACCACGGACCAGGTGCTGGTGCACACGCGCCTGGCCGCCGACGCCGTGGGCGCCACCAAGATGGACCGCCCCGAGGACGTCGAGCCCAACCCGGCCACGGGGCGCATCTACATCGCCTGCACGAACAACACCGACCGGGGCGCCGCGGGCAAGGAGGGCGCCACCGAGCCCAACCCGCGCGTGCAGAACCGGTTCGGCCACGTCGTGGAGATCACCGAGCACCGCAACGACGCGACGTCGACGCGGTTCGGCTGGAGCATCCTGCTGGTGTGCGGCGACCCCGCGACGACGCAGAACACGTACTTCGCGGGCTTCCCGCCGGAGAAGGTCTCGCCCATCTCCTGCCCCGACAACGTCGCGTTCGACTCCACGGGCAACCTGTGGATCTCCACCGACGGGCAGCCCGGCACCATCGGGTACTGCGACGGCCTGTTCAAGGTGCCGCTCACGGGCCGCGAGCGCGGTCACGTGCAGCAGTTCCTCGCCGTCCCGCGCGGGGCGGAGACCTGCGGGCCGGTGGTCCGGGACCGGCAGGACATGGTCTACGTGGCCGTGCAGCACCCGGGCGAGGACGGCGCGTGGGGGGCGCAGCAGTCGTTCTTCCCCGACTACGTGGCACCCGGCACGCTCGCGCGCGGGCGCTGGGGCGGGCCGCGCCCGAGCGTCGTGCAGGTCTGGAAGGACTGA
- a CDS encoding alpha-ketoacid dehydrogenase subunit beta, with protein MTVTSERTTPATPAEQPAALTGVQRLPMAKALNLGMGRALADDPRVLLMGEDIGRLGGVFRVTDGLQAQFGEDRVVDTPLAESGIVGTAIGLALRGYRPVVEIQFDGFVFPAFDQITTQLAKMHYRSRGRLQLPVVIRIPFGGGIGAVEHHSESPEALFAHTAGLRVVSPSTPADAFTMIQQAIASPDPVIFLEPKGRYWEKGDVDLDAALPTPHGGPGDLDHARVVRTGTDVTLVAHGPTVATALRAAEAAAAEGRSVEVIDLRTISPLDTATIAASVQRTGRCVVVHEAPVLYGTGAEVAARITEECFFHLQAPVLRVGGFHTPYPVAKIEHDYLPGLDRVLDAVDRALAF; from the coding sequence ATGACGGTCACGAGCGAGCGCACCACCCCCGCCACCCCCGCCGAGCAGCCGGCCGCGCTGACGGGCGTGCAGCGCCTGCCCATGGCGAAGGCCCTCAACCTCGGCATGGGCCGCGCGCTGGCGGACGACCCGCGCGTGCTGCTCATGGGCGAGGACATCGGCCGCCTCGGCGGGGTGTTCCGCGTGACCGACGGGCTGCAGGCCCAGTTCGGCGAGGACCGCGTGGTCGACACCCCGCTCGCGGAGTCCGGGATCGTCGGCACCGCGATCGGCCTCGCGCTGCGCGGGTACCGCCCGGTGGTGGAGATCCAGTTCGACGGGTTCGTGTTCCCCGCGTTCGACCAGATCACCACCCAGCTGGCCAAGATGCACTACCGCTCCCGCGGGCGTCTGCAGCTGCCCGTCGTCATCCGCATCCCGTTCGGCGGCGGCATCGGCGCGGTCGAGCACCACAGCGAGTCCCCGGAGGCGCTGTTCGCGCACACCGCGGGCCTGCGCGTGGTCAGCCCGTCCACCCCGGCGGACGCGTTCACGATGATCCAGCAGGCGATCGCGTCGCCGGACCCGGTCATCTTCCTCGAGCCGAAGGGCCGCTACTGGGAGAAGGGCGACGTCGACCTCGACGCCGCGCTGCCCACCCCGCACGGCGGCCCCGGCGACCTCGACCACGCACGCGTCGTGCGCACCGGCACCGACGTCACGCTCGTCGCGCACGGCCCCACGGTCGCGACCGCGCTGCGGGCCGCCGAGGCCGCCGCCGCCGAGGGGCGCAGCGTCGAGGTCATCGACCTGCGGACGATCTCGCCGCTGGACACCGCGACGATCGCGGCGTCCGTGCAGCGCACCGGCCGCTGCGTCGTCGTGCACGAGGCCCCCGTGCTCTACGGCACGGGCGCCGAGGTCGCGGCGCGGATCACCGAGGAGTGCTTCTTCCACCTGCAGGCGCCCGTGCTGCGGGTCGGCGGGTTCCACACGCCGTACCCGGTCGCCAAGATCGAGCACGACTACCTGCCCGGCCTGGACCGCGTGCTCGACGCCGTGGACCGCGCGCTCGCGTTCTGA
- the pdhA gene encoding pyruvate dehydrogenase (acetyl-transferring) E1 component subunit alpha encodes MTQPGPRTGGPLTDEGLVQLLTPTGERVSHPEYDAYAADLDADRLRAMYRDMVLTRRFDTEATSLQRQGELALYAQCLGQEAAQTGSGHALAPQDHVFPSYREHGVAQARGLEMTDVLRLFRGIDHGGWDPADHNFHLFTLVIGSHALHATGYAMGVQRDGLVGTGDPDRDTAVVAYFGDGATAQGDVSEALVFASVNQAPVVLFCQNNQWAISEPTTKQSRVPIADRAPGFGVPSVRVDGNDVVATYAVTRQALERARSGGGPTFVEAFTYRMGAHTTSDDPTRYRSREEEEHWRRRDPIERLRLHLESVGELPEVFQAELAGEADAFGAHVRDTVRAMGRPSAASMFDHVYATRHGVVDAEREWFARYEASFTDAGQTPAGGHR; translated from the coding sequence GTGACCCAGCCCGGACCGCGCACCGGCGGGCCCCTCACCGACGAGGGCCTCGTCCAGCTGCTCACCCCCACCGGCGAGCGCGTCTCGCACCCCGAGTACGACGCGTACGCGGCCGACCTGGACGCGGACCGCCTGCGGGCCATGTACCGCGACATGGTGCTGACGCGCCGGTTCGACACCGAGGCCACGTCCCTGCAGCGCCAGGGCGAGCTCGCGCTGTACGCGCAGTGCCTGGGGCAGGAGGCCGCGCAGACCGGCTCCGGCCACGCGCTGGCCCCGCAGGACCACGTGTTCCCCAGCTACCGCGAGCACGGCGTCGCGCAGGCCCGCGGCCTGGAGATGACGGACGTGCTGCGGCTGTTCCGCGGCATCGACCACGGCGGCTGGGACCCCGCGGACCACAACTTCCACCTGTTCACCCTCGTCATCGGGTCACACGCCCTGCACGCGACGGGCTACGCCATGGGCGTGCAGCGCGACGGGCTCGTCGGCACGGGCGACCCGGACCGCGACACCGCGGTCGTCGCGTACTTCGGCGACGGCGCGACCGCGCAGGGCGACGTCAGCGAGGCCCTCGTCTTCGCGTCGGTGAACCAGGCGCCCGTGGTGCTCTTCTGCCAGAACAACCAGTGGGCGATCTCCGAGCCGACGACGAAGCAGTCCCGCGTGCCGATCGCCGACCGGGCCCCCGGGTTCGGCGTCCCCTCGGTGCGGGTCGACGGCAACGACGTGGTCGCCACCTACGCGGTGACGCGGCAGGCGCTCGAGCGGGCCCGCTCCGGCGGCGGCCCGACGTTCGTCGAGGCGTTCACCTACCGCATGGGCGCGCACACCACGTCGGACGACCCGACGCGGTACCGCTCGCGCGAGGAGGAGGAGCACTGGCGCCGCCGCGACCCGATCGAGCGCCTGCGGCTGCACCTGGAGTCCGTCGGCGAGCTGCCCGAGGTGTTCCAGGCCGAGCTCGCGGGCGAGGCCGACGCGTTCGGCGCGCACGTGCGCGACACGGTCCGCGCCATGGGCCGCCCGTCCGCGGCCAGCATGTTCGACCACGTGTACGCCACCCGGCACGGCGTCGTCGACGCCGAGCGTGAGTGGTTCGCCCGGTACGAGGCGTCGTTCACCGACGCCGGCCAGACCCCCGCAGGAGGCCACCGATGA
- a CDS encoding copper resistance CopC family protein, which yields MRSSALHPHRAPVVRAAVLAALATVLLTLVGAPPASAHNALRGSDPADGSTVPAAPDRVTLTFDQVAIELGSEVVVTAPDGTVVSEGPVQVAETDVVQILADERPAGEYQVAWRVTSADGHPISGTFVFTAAEGTGEPEPTIEQTATPTPEPTTPAATAPTTAPSAAQTAAPAERDVAAAGTPAWLWVVGAAAVVAAVAVAVVAARRRTSPGRGDATPGDEDR from the coding sequence ATGCGCTCCTCCGCCCTGCACCCGCACCGCGCGCCCGTCGTGCGTGCCGCGGTCCTCGCCGCGCTCGCGACCGTGCTGCTCACGCTCGTCGGCGCACCGCCCGCCTCCGCGCACAACGCGCTGCGCGGCAGCGACCCGGCCGACGGCTCGACCGTGCCGGCAGCCCCGGACCGGGTCACGCTGACGTTCGACCAGGTCGCGATCGAGCTGGGGTCCGAGGTCGTCGTCACCGCGCCCGACGGCACCGTGGTCAGCGAGGGGCCCGTGCAGGTCGCCGAGACCGACGTCGTCCAGATCCTGGCCGACGAGCGGCCCGCGGGGGAGTACCAGGTGGCCTGGCGCGTGACCTCGGCCGACGGCCACCCCATCAGCGGCACCTTCGTGTTCACCGCGGCCGAGGGGACCGGCGAGCCGGAGCCGACGATCGAGCAGACGGCCACCCCGACGCCCGAGCCGACGACGCCCGCCGCCACCGCACCGACCACGGCGCCGTCCGCCGCGCAGACCGCCGCCCCGGCCGAGCGGGACGTCGCCGCCGCGGGGACGCCCGCCTGGCTGTGGGTCGTCGGTGCCGCGGCCGTCGTGGCGGCGGTCGCGGTCGCCGTCGTCGCCGCCCGCCGCCGCACCTCCCCGGGCCGGGGCGACGCGACGCCCGGCGACGAGGACCGCTGA
- a CDS encoding Rieske (2Fe-2S) protein, producing MTTTDPAPRPPIHRHGSDDGPGCPACPGRREVLARAGALTLGVASFGALAACGAAGGSSTARTASADGSLAALADVPVGGALSVVGPDGAELLLTQATEGTVVGLSAVCTHQGCTVLPEDDRLVCPCHGSVFALDGSNVSGQASEPLPPVEVAVGDDGTVRLAEA from the coding sequence ATGACGACGACCGACCCTGCACCGCGACCGCCCATCCACCGGCACGGCTCCGACGACGGGCCCGGCTGCCCGGCGTGCCCGGGGCGGCGCGAGGTGCTGGCGCGCGCCGGTGCGCTGACCCTCGGCGTCGCGTCGTTCGGCGCGCTGGCCGCGTGCGGCGCCGCGGGCGGCAGCTCCACGGCGCGCACGGCGTCCGCCGACGGCTCGCTCGCCGCGCTGGCGGACGTGCCCGTGGGCGGCGCGCTCTCGGTCGTGGGCCCCGACGGGGCGGAGCTGCTGCTCACGCAGGCCACCGAAGGCACGGTCGTCGGGCTGTCGGCGGTGTGCACGCACCAGGGCTGCACGGTCCTGCCGGAGGACGACCGGCTGGTGTGCCCGTGCCACGGGTCGGTGTTCGCGCTCGACGGCTCGAACGTCTCCGGCCAGGCGTCCGAGCCGTTGCCGCCCGTCGAGGTCGCGGTCGGCGACGACGGCACGGTGCGGCTCGCGGAGGCGTGA